In one Grus americana isolate bGruAme1 chromosome 1, bGruAme1.mat, whole genome shotgun sequence genomic region, the following are encoded:
- the PMCH gene encoding pro-MCH, giving the protein MCISSYMLILSLSLFSQGFLLSVSKSLQKVEDEDMLLTTLNLGKNLRNGDRTANRGAIPLLKHYETEDSSVLDEEDDRNMKFLDMGSRHDFLDHVMPINFGRKQLPYLALKGAMAFPADTEIRNIESIQEREAADEENSAKFPIGRRDFDMLRCMLGRVYRPCWQI; this is encoded by the exons ATGTGTATCTCATCGTACATGttaattctctctctctctcttttttctcaaGGTTTCCTACTCTCAGTTTCAAAATCTCTGCAAAAGGTAGAAGATGAAGATATGTTGCTAACCACATTAAATCTAGGGAAAAATCTTCGAAATGGAGATAGAACTGCGAACAGAGGAGCTATTCCTTTGCTAAAACATTATGAGACTGAGGACAGCAGTGTTTTGGATGAAGAGGATGACAGGAACATGAAGTTTTTG GACATGGGTTCCAGACATGATTTCTTAGATCACGTTATGCCAATCAACTTCGGTAGAAAGCAACTACCTTATCTTGCACTGAAGGGAGCCATGGCTTTTCCAGCTGACACTGAAATTCGAAATATTGAATCAATACAGGAAAGAGAGGctgcagatgaagaaaattCAGCTAAATTCCCTATAGGAAGAAGAGATTTTGACA TGCTCAGGTGTATGCTGGGAAGAGTCTATCGACCTTGTTGGCAAATCTGA